The genomic region TTTAGAGCGTGAGCGGGGGATTACGATCAAGATGCAACCGGTCAGAATGAACTACAAATATCAACCTAATCAAAATTCACCTCACCCTAACCCTCTCCTTAGTAAGGAGAGGGGACAAGAAGAATATATTTTGAATCTGATAGATACTCCTGGACACGTCGATTTTGGTTATGAGGTTTCACGCTCACTTGCCGCCGTAGAAGGGGCGGTACTTTTGGTTGATGCGACTAAGGGCGTGCAAGCGCAGACACTGGCCAATCTTTACCAAGCGATTGATCATAATTTGGAAATTATTCCAGTGGCCAACAAAATTGATCTCCCGAACGCCGATGTGGAAAAAACCAAAGCGGAGATTATGCATATTATCGGTTGCAAAGAAGAGGACATTTTGGAAGTGTCGGGGAAAACCGGCGAGGGCGTGGATAAACTTTTGCAACGAATTGTGGAAGTTGTGCCGGCGCCGAGCGGTGATGAAACCAAACCACTGCGCGCGCTGGTGTTTGATTCAAAATATGACATCTATAAAGGCGTTCTGGCTTATGTGCGTGTGATTGACGGGGGAATTTCCGCTGAGGAAGAAATCTTGATGTTGGCCACAGGCGCAAAAAGTGATGTGATTGAAGTGGGCTATTTCAAACCGGATTTTCAAAAAACCCAAAGACTAAAAGTCGGCGAAATTGGTTACATTGCAACCGGATTCAAGAGTGTTGAATACTGCAAAGTTGGTGATACGGTCACACTTTCCAAATTTGAAAAGCAAATTGAAAAACTACCGGGTTATCGCGAAGTTAGTCCGATGGTTTATGCTTCATTTTACCCGACTTCCGGCGATGATTACAATCTGATGCGCGACGCGCTTTCGAAATTAAAATTAAACGACGCCGCTTTTGTTTTTGAACCAGAAAGCAACTTGGCGCTCGGTCGTGGTTTTCGTTGTGGCTTTTTGGGACTATTGCATCTGGAAATTATTCAAGCTCGTTTGGAAGCGGAATTTGAATTGAGTCCGACCATCACAACGCCCGGTGTAGTCTATGAAGTCCAGCTGACCGGCAAAAGTCAGGAAGCGCGTTTGAAGGTCTATTCTCCATCCGAACTGCCTGATCCCTCCACAATTGAGGCCATTTTTGAACCCTACGTCAGTTTGGAAATAATTTCACCTTCCAACTATCTTGGTGCGATTATGGAGATGATGCGAAATACGCGCGCCGAATATCTTGACACGGAATACCTTAACAGCGAACGGATGATTTTGAAATTTAACTGTCCGCTCACTGATGTGATTACTAATCTGCATGATGATCTCAAAAGTGCCACTTCCGGTTATGCTTCGATGACTTATGCGCTTTCCGATTACAGAGCTAATGAGCTGATTAAGTTGGATATTATCATTGCCGAAGAAAAAGTGGAAGCTTTTTCCCGGATCGTGCCAAAAATTTGGGCGCACAGCGAAGGAAAAAGGATCGTGGAGAAATTAAAAGATTCCATTCCCCGGCAGAATTTCCAAATCGCGATCCAAGCGGCGATCGGTGGCAAAGTGCTGGCACGCGAAACTGTCAAAGCTTTTCGCAAGGATGTGACCAGCGGGCTTTATGGCGGAGACATCACCCGCAAAAGAAAGCTTTTGGAAAAACAGAAAAAAGGCAAGAAAAAGATGAAAAACATCGGCAAAGTCGCCATTCCGTCCGAAGCTTTTTTGGCGGTTTTGAAGAAATAATCCGATGTTGTGCTTGGGTCAATAATTTGTTATAATTTTACTATGAGTTTTAAGAAAAGAAACAAGAAAATATATCGAATTTGGGTGGTGATTTCCATCTTAGCCGTGCTTTCTATGGTTGCTTTTACGATTGCGCCAGCGCTGACGATGATGGGTAACTAATACCGCTTAATTTTATGCGCAAGGAAAGTGACAAGGGAAATTCTTGGCTGATCCGAATCATAATTTTTCTCGGCTGTGTGGCGATTGTTTTTGTTTTTTTGGCCATTTCCCGGGAAACCTACCGCAAAAGACAGGTACAGGATGAAATCGGCAAATTGCAAGAGGAAGCCAAACGGATCCAAGGTGATAATATGCGTCTTTCTGAAAA from Parcubacteria group bacterium harbors:
- the lepA gene encoding translation elongation factor 4, whose product is MKNIRNFCIIAHIDHGKSTLADRMLEITKTVEARKMKEQLLDQMDLERERGITIKMQPVRMNYKYQPNQNSPHPNPLLSKERGQEEYILNLIDTPGHVDFGYEVSRSLAAVEGAVLLVDATKGVQAQTLANLYQAIDHNLEIIPVANKIDLPNADVEKTKAEIMHIIGCKEEDILEVSGKTGEGVDKLLQRIVEVVPAPSGDETKPLRALVFDSKYDIYKGVLAYVRVIDGGISAEEEILMLATGAKSDVIEVGYFKPDFQKTQRLKVGEIGYIATGFKSVEYCKVGDTVTLSKFEKQIEKLPGYREVSPMVYASFYPTSGDDYNLMRDALSKLKLNDAAFVFEPESNLALGRGFRCGFLGLLHLEIIQARLEAEFELSPTITTPGVVYEVQLTGKSQEARLKVYSPSELPDPSTIEAIFEPYVSLEIISPSNYLGAIMEMMRNTRAEYLDTEYLNSERMILKFNCPLTDVITNLHDDLKSATSGYASMTYALSDYRANELIKLDIIIAEEKVEAFSRIVPKIWAHSEGKRIVEKLKDSIPRQNFQIAIQAAIGGKVLARETVKAFRKDVTSGLYGGDITRKRKLLEKQKKGKKKMKNIGKVAIPSEAFLAVLKK